TATTTATTCCATCACCTCATGAGAAATTTGTGTGTAAGTCTTTCAGTCATATGAAAAGGTCTGAATAATAAACCAAACTGTAACTATACCTTAGTTATTAACATAATAGCTGAAGTATTTATCTGTGAGACCAGATCACCCTGATGTTCGGACACTTTGTGTGCCCTGTTGCTTGCCCGTGGGGTCTGTTTTTCAGTGAATGTTTCTGTAGTAAAGCATGACATTCACCTGGACATACACAGCTTGACATGGACATGTGAACTAAAGTTATATTGCTTTGCTAACTTGACCATGGGGGAGACTCTGACCAAGTTTCCTTCAGATGAGGCTCTCAGGCCCTGTAGCTCTGTAGAGATGTGAAGACAGCCCCAGGCACAGCAAGGCCTTCTGAGTGCTTATCAACAGCCTGTTCAAGTTTATCAACAGTGCACTGTGTTAAGGGGTGAAATGCGTACACACACCCGGGCCTGCTCACTGACAGCAGCGAGTAACTGATATGAGCTTGGCTGCATCTAAACCTAGTGTCTTGTTCACACTTAatgtttatctctctctctctctctctctctctctgtgtgtgtgtgtgtgtgtgtgtgtgtgtgtgtgtgcgtgcgtgcgtgcgtgcgcgcagaGGAAAAGACAGGTAAAATTAATGTCTCCcaaaaattatttaaatttttGTTAAAAATTAACAATTAATATTTTCATGTTCATATATACCACAATATGTGTCGCCCTACTAAATAAAGACCCATAAAAAATtctgttgaatgaatgaatgaatgaatgaatgaatgacgtgTGCGTTGCTGGATCAAACTAAAAACTATGTGATGCTGAATATGTCCAATATGCAATGTATGGAGTGGCTTTTAGCATTTTAATACCCTGCTGATACGATACTAGAAATCCTAAAGTATTGCATAATATGATAAAGTGTCAAACTACTGACCAAAACTGTACTGACATTGATTAGAGCATAAATAATTTCTATTCTCTATCTATTGTTTGTGTTTACACTTGGCATCCtaaagaaatggaaaaaaaatgaaagcGTATATGTATGACCTTACAGTAGTGTTTCTCTATCAGAAAGTATTCCCAAGAAGAGCACTTTTTAAGAGGGTAAGAACCCTTAATTATGAGATGAACCCTTAAAGAGCCCTTGACGTGTGTTAATGGTGCAAAACATCTGTGATGGGGGTGTGGTGAGAGCGCAGCTTTGTAATTTAACCTAGAAATGTCAGATGCTGTATAATTGCTCTGAAATTCAGCATTTAGACAGCCTACTGGTTCATAGCTGAGTATCCCAAAAGCATTCTCATGTTAACGCTGGAGCATCTAATAAAAAAGCTATTTGAGAAAAATACTGAAATATTGAATGTTTGgggctttatttttttaaatcatggtcTATGTGTTTCAAACTTGGCAAGTTTAGTCACAGCCAAGaataaaaaattgattttatGTTCCATTCGACCTATAGATAACTGACATACAcagatgtagtgtgtgtgtgtgtgtgtgggggggggggggggggggggcatgtgaTGTGAGGATACTATTGGAGCTTTCTGCTAACAGTGTGACACACGAACCAGTGTAGGATTAATGCCAAGCTAGGCTTCGGTAAAGTCTTTTCACCAAAAAGATCTTCTGCATTCAGACACGCTCATGTGTAACAGAAGTTTCCTGCTCAAGCTGATGCAGGCAGACAGGAACTCCGAAAGACCTTTCACATTATTCACACTGGCCATGTTGGAAAGAATTAATGATACAAGAGCTGACACTGGATCTGTTTTAGTTATAAAAAGAAATGAAGTCAGGTTTGGGTTTTAGGTCTGACCTTTAAGCTCTTACAGTTAAAATTAGGCATCAAACAAAACTGCAGTAAAATGAGAGAATTCTACTTTGAAACACATGAGCCTGTGTCTCTGCATCTTGCCCATGTTTTGCTTTCATTAGGCCACTTTTTACATCTTAGTGGAAAAGGTAAGTGACCAGGCTTGTTATGTGATCAGAATCTCAGTCACATCAATTCTGCACATAATGAAACATGATTGCTTTTAATTACAGTGCTGGGTCTGACTGACAGGCTGTCATGGTCGTGACATAATCAATTTGATAATGGCGTAATGACTCATTACAATGAGTGAGGAATGACAGTGGAATTACAGTGTTACTATATGATAATTACTACCAGTGAAACTACGCAGTACtagcaaacaaaaaaacctgcTTTTCTACTGAAATGGTAATGAATTAGGAACAAAAATAGAGTAAACACTACCTAGTAGAGAGATAATTTAAGAAGAAAGCTGTCAATATATCTTCATTTGATGCTATAGTCAGATTTAGGGATTGATGCCTTGTGCTGGTCCCTTTCGTATATAATCATTGCACAATGGACAATAGTTATATTTTCTATCTCTCACTCCTTCTCAGAGATAtcgggggtgttttttttttaaattgcactattattattattattattattattattattattattattattattattattatgcacaaTGTATAACAATAACAGATTTCTAGTGCACGTTGCACAGTGTAAAATAGAACTCCTGTTCTATTTGTGTAGCGTATTTCATGATTTTGTCTACTATGCATATCACCATTGCACATCAAAAGCCAATAACTTTCTATTTCACTGTTCCTATTTTACTTCAAATGCTGATTATAGCTATAATTACTACACAATGTTGAATTCACAGATGCAGTCTTTCTGTTTTATTTGTAGACAGATGCATCCTTTGTATTTCAACTTGCTTGTTTCATTTCGTTTCGTTTCGTTTGATTCTTTTCCTTCTCTTTGATTGATTTTGATTTGTGCTGGAAATCAATGAGGTGTATACTTAAGAAATACATAGGTGTAATATTTAATTAAAATGGGGGGAGAGACAGTGTTTTACAAGACAGTgttgcatttgtttgtttgtttgtttgtttgtttgtttgtttgtttgtttgtcatcaTGGTGTCAGGTGTAAACAGAACGCTTTTATATCACACAGCGCGCGGGAATAAATATCCGGGTCAGCTGGAAACGCAGGCGCACGAGCCTTTTTTGTGAGCCCGACAGCAGAGGGAATTCTAAATGATATGTCGCTGTAATAGAATTGAGCGTGGGCACATCAAAAAAGATCAAATCCTACCTCAGAGAATATGCGGACAGTAATAAAATCACTTGGACGCGATATCACCTTCATGCGACAACGCTCGCCTTCTCCCGTGGCGAATATTACCTTTGTAGCAATCTAATAAATATACATATAatggatgcagtgtgtgtgtgtgtgtgtgtgtgtgtgtgggtttgtggGTGGAGGGTGGTATTGAAACACAACTTGAGTATTCTTCGCTGTTGATGCTCGGTAATGGCACATCAAATTTTCCTGAACGCAAAACTGAATCACTCGCATCAAGATCCGGATAGTGACATCATGCATATGGCttggtgtaattattattgtcgtTTGAGCCCGAAGCGCGTGCAGTTGCTTTTCCATCATTGAGCCTAATCTGTGTTTCCTGGTTTTGCACcagaaagaaatatatcacagcaAGAAAAACTGTTCTCAGCTCCTGTATTAGCATATACACACCCGAAGCagctgggtttgtttgtttgtttgtttgtttgtttgtttttgtaggaAGGTTTTGTTCATTGCACTGCATGCACACATTCAGTCTCTCATAATAACAACTCTATTTTCAATGCAATTcgtgtattaaaaaaaataacgcTGCTCCGAGTTTGTCCTTTTCGTAAGACCACTTATTTTTATTGACTGAGCTGTTTATGCATTTCTGAGCTTTAATAAACTTGCAAACTGCCAAGGAGTCAATTAACAACAGAAACACGTGGTGTTGCCTTTCATCGCCTCCCAGTCCGGAGCTGTGCGGTGCGCGCGCGGTGAATATCAGGTCTCAGGCAGCACGACGGGCCCGAGTGGGACACTTGTTGTGAAATGCGGACATGCGACTTGAGATGATGGAGAACACTGCTGGGAGAAAGTCCGACTAAATTCACactaaattcacacacacacacaaaaaaaaaaccaggcaaaACATAAAGATCGGGTTAATTTAATTCCAGACTGATGAGAAGAATAAGTTGAGATGAGATTGTGAGTAATATGTGATCACATTtttgagaaaaataaataaatcgataaattaataataataataataataataataataataataatacctgaaATATACAAGTCACTTCCATCAAGGAAATAATAAGTGATCACGTGATCAGGTGAAACGTTCACACTGTAAAATAAATCATTAATGTGTAAAAATGCCACGTTAAATGGAACGAATCATATAaaaccagcaaaaaaaaaaaaaaaaaaaccaaccaaaaacATAATAGACTATGTGACGTGTGTAAATTTaatatgtgaagttcatgtgacttttctgtaaagggaaagaaagagggaaaaaaaggTGGAGACAAAGGCGCTTGAATGGTTTGAATGTATCCGGACATCCTTCACGTTTATCTGTTTTGATCTAATGTATAGGCCTATAAACGTGTTGAAACGCCGTAGAATGCTCAAATGCCTCATGTGTTAAATGAGAGCAATGTTTATTTCAATCAAAACCGCATGACGCATAGAAATATCGGAGGCCCGAGCCTACAAATCCCTGTAACATCACCGGAGAAAATTAACGCTTACCCACAATTCACTGTAGTGTAAAAGGCACAACGGCACTGCGCAACACCATTCAAAAAGCCATTCCAAGATTGGGCAAAGATAAAACATATTAAACGAGTGGCCCAAAGTGACTATGAGTAAAATTGAtaagcatatttacaagagagctTTTCCAGTTGACATATCATTCTCTCATTTTAATAATTGATGAGAATAGAGCGGCTCTGTGAATATTTCATGTGGAGAAATCCATATTGTTCTTCATTTTCATCTTAATATAGGTGACGTCATGGCGAGCTCGCGCCGGAGTGAGAAacagacacaacacacacacacacacacacacacacacacacacacacacacacacacacacattctgcgcTGTCTACTGTAGCTTATTTATCATATTCTGGTCTTATATAatgccttttttttaaaatagcagcTAAGTTATTTCAAACGGTTGTTGCATTGTGGCTTAGAAGTGGAAAGATCATAAGATCATTTACTACAAATCTGAAACAAAATACACCTATATTCCCCATATActgggcatatttcccagtaaaacactcgtgtgtgtgtgtgtgtgtgtgtgtgtgtgtgtgtgtgtgtgtgtgtgtgtgtgtgtgtgtaatttgcaaatatctaattattattattattattattattattattattattattactgcagtCCTGCGAGGCCTAATGGAACGTGTGATAAATGTCCTGACACTCTGCTGGAGATACGGGTTTGTGTAACGAAAATACAGtttcttatttattttcttttgcaGGGTAAAAAATGCGTCTTTTTTATTGTTACGTAGATATTTGCATATCCCTAACACTGGGCAAAGTGTTTCCCATCATCCCAGCTATACGCagtcagagacaaacaataaatcTACAAATAATCCTCTGATTAAAAAACCAACCACAAACAAAACGTATATAAATGACAGCACATTAGGTATATGGAAGCAAAATTATGGATGCTTTTTTAGACTAGAAGCACTCAACTATTATCCAAAtatttttaattgaatttttaATTCAAGGACAAAATATGTAGCTTTCCTTTATATGTTCAAAggaaataatatttttaaatgcCTTAAATCATTTTAAATGCTCCAGTTTTAATGCAAGGCCTAGTGTTAGACTTCAATTAATATGACTGAATATATGACAaggcagaatatatatatatatatatatatatatatatatatatatatatatatatatatatatatatatatatatatatatatatatatatatataattttattaaataaaaatcgAACTGTTATTAGCATTACTATATATAAGAATTACTAATATATGACCAAAAGGGTATTCTAATAATACAGTATTAATTAAGTCTTTatggatgtattattattattattattattattattattattattactactactactactactactattattattattattattattattattactactactactactattattattattgttgttgttgctgttgttgatgatgatgatgatggtggtggtggaggtggtggtgtTTTAATCTACTAGTTAAATTCTTATTAGGCCTctttaaaatacaaaaacaactcTTACCGGTTAGTCTGTCCTTCGCAAACCTCCTACTGCTCTCCATCCATGGGAAGGTGAAGGTGGACGGATTGCCCATGGTGGGCATGGTGGGCACGGTAGGCAAACCAGCCGCGATACCCGGCGGATGTGCAGCGGGAGGCGGGTGAGGTGCAGCGGGCATCGGCCTGTGAGCTGGGACACGGATCACACCCCCTGCGTTTCCCGAACTGACATTCACGTTCATGTTCATGCTCACGTTCATGTTCATGTTCACGTTGTATGAGCCTGCTAGGCCGGGTGCCATGGAGCATGCTGGGCTGTACACACCGCCGTACCCGTTAGTGTACACGTTGGGCGCGAGCTGGTAGTCCGCGTCTCCGGCACGGCTCGGCACCATGCAGCTGCTCGGCTGCTCCGTGTTGTTGAGGATTTGGTCGATGCCGAAGCTGATGGGTTCGTGCTGCTGGTGCGTTTGGTTCACCTCCTCGATCCCCGTGTGCTCCATCTTCACGGTTTCGGTCTGTATGGACGCAAAAGCCTCGGCGATCGAGTGTCGCGCTTTGGGTGTATTCCTTCACTTCGGGTCGTAATTCCCAATGGATAAAgcgtagtattttttttttaacaaatgtgTTCCCACGAAATGTTCGCAACCCTAAAAATGTGCGCTGCAGCCATTCGATGGAAGAACCTGACTGGCCTGGAGCCTCAAGACCGAATCACAGCGAATCCATCGCATCTGTCAGACACCATGGACAAGGCTTTCAGTTTAAATTATCCACCAACTTCTTGCATTTCGTCTGAATCATTTTCGAAACCTGGAAAAAGATCACAGCGAGGGGGGGAAAAAGTATCCTTACTAACCGTTAATTCCTTGTGACGAGTTGATAAGTTGCCCTGAGCAAGAACTACTCAGATACCGGAACAGAGGAAAGTCGCATGGCTTTGGCAAACGCAACTTCAGCACGTCAGGATGATCAAAACTGAATAGTTAACTGTCCGAAACGTGTGTATTAATTGTAGAAAGCGGGAAACGGCCTGTTCCTGTTGGAGTGATTGTGTGCAGGTGAGACACCCCTTCTGGCCCGAACACTCTCACGTTCCTCCTTATTGGCTGGACTCGTGGACGGACAGTGAGATGCGCTGCCCGCGCGCGCCCCGCTCTTAAAGGAGCCGCTCCTATTTTCCATACGCGCTCCACATCAACGCTCCTAATCCAACAGAGGACCAAAGTCCAAAGTGGACGAAAATGACAGATTAACAAATAATATAATTTTAGTTTAACGTTACAAATGGGCAAAATATAAAACTCTGGATTCTTGGTTGGCTTTCTGGCCAAACTGAGACGGTTCTATGTCGAATCCCAAATCTCTataaagttcaagttcaaagtgtttattgtcatatgcgcagtaaggacatgtccacttgcacaatgaaattcttagtttgctgtccaccatgaatgccagttacaaataaataaataggcggaagaaataatacaaagtaaaggcaatatagtgcaaaaataaaagcaaagcaacaaaaacaaagaCACCCAGTGTAGTAGataataaaggtaaatgtagtgcaaaatacgtAGTGTaacacaaaaataaggcaatgatcagccgtactgtagcagcagaagggcagtaatgtgcgaatgtgcaaccagatgtaaacagtcaaggaaacagcagcaaaatggcagtaatgtgcaaatatgtgcatacaatagataaattttatatatatatatatatatatatatatatatatatatatatatatatatatatatatatatatatatatatatatatatatatatcctgttgTTAAATCTGACATTCAATACATAAAAATAATTTGTATAATGATTTTGTAATATACATGGATATACGTATATTTAGGTATGACAGGCGACTGTTATATCAAatgaaatcatatatatatatatatatatatatatatatatatatatatatatatatatatatatatatatatatatatatatatatatatatatataatgtaaagCTTAGAGCAGCCTCACTTGCCTTCAGTGATACTCAGACTTGCCTGATTGGCACAAATAATTTAACCTTTCTGCGCCTCAAGCAACACAGAGGATTCGCCGCTTTCAATtcaataaaaatgaaaaatgacGCATAATAAAACCTCAACACGGGGGAAACGAATTTAATATATCATCGTTTTATTACGCACTTATTTCAGCTTTCGCACGAATAAAAATATTTCTCTGCCGTACAAACTGGCTAGGGGGAAGAATAAAAATCAATTTTGTGAATTCGAGGCTGTATCAATAAGCAGCGTTCCTGTGTGTCTCAATAGGAAAGGAACATGGTTGGTTCCTCACTAAAGCAGCCTGAGGAGACATTTAAGGTGCGGGATTAAACAACACGAAGCCATATTTTGGCTTTTTATAACAATGTGTACCGATTCATTTCACATGTTCCGTGTGTGTCTCAAGCTGTGTCTGAAATTCGTTGAAAATCCAtatgataaaaaaaacaacaaccaacctccccccccacacacacacaaaaaatgcaGGTCAACATTTAGCCACGTGACTCCGAGGTGCGTTATAATGCTACACATTGTGTATTGTCTCATATTGCAGTAGGATCTTGTATTAATAGGCATTAATCAAATTTCGTCGCTTTGTGGGTGTTCATAGTGttgagagtctggtgtggatgaaggtCGGTGCTCTTTATAGTATCATGAAGGTGTGTAGGTAATGTCAGACtggcttcatatatatatatatatatatatatatatatatatatatatatatatatatatatatatatatatatatatatatatatatatatatatatatgtcacttCTTTGGCCTGTGTGTAATTGTAGACCTAACTCCCTTCACAATTACTAGCACTACTTCAGCAGCCATTTGCCGTCTGAATGCTAAACTTTAACGCAATTATTATCCGACTAAATGAAATGTGCCGAAAAG
The Neoarius graeffei isolate fNeoGra1 chromosome 8, fNeoGra1.pri, whole genome shotgun sequence genome window above contains:
- the tlx2 gene encoding T-cell leukemia homeobox protein 2 isoform X1, whose product is MEHTGIEEVNQTHQQHEPISFGIDQILNNTEQPSSCMVPSRAGDADYQLAPNVYTNGYGGVYSPACSMAPGLAGSYNVNMNMNVSMNMNVNVSSGNAGGVIRVPAHRPMPAAPHPPPAAHPPGIAAGLPTVPTMPTMGNPSTFTFPWMESSRRFAKDRLTAALSPFSVTRRIGHPYQNRTPPKRKKPRTSFSRVQICELEKRFHRQKYLASAERATLAKALKMTDAQVKTWFQNRRTKWRRQTAEEREAERQQANRLMLQLQQEAFQKTLSQPLQPDPLCLHNSSLYALQNLQPWAEDNKVTSVTSVASVV
- the tlx2 gene encoding T-cell leukemia homeobox protein 2 isoform X2 — encoded protein: MEHTGIEEVNQTHQQHEPISFGIDQILNNTEQPSSCMVPSRAGDADYQLAPNVYTNGYGGVYSPACSMAPGLAGSYNVNMNMNVSMNMNVNVSSGNAGGVIRVPAHRPMPAAPHPPPAAHPPGIAAGLPTVPTMPTMGNPSTFTFPWMESSRRFAKDRLTAALSPFSVTRRIGHPYQNRTPPKRKKPRTSFSRVQICELEKRFHRQKYLASAERATLAKALKMTDAQVKTWFQNRRTKWRRQTAEEREAERQQANRLMLQLQQEAFQKTLSQPLQPDPLCLHNSSLYALQNLQPWAEDNKLPV